One segment of Phaeacidiphilus oryzae TH49 DNA contains the following:
- a CDS encoding acyl-CoA dehydrogenase family protein: MRRTVFNEDHEAYRQTVRDFLAKEVVPVFPEWEQQGYVPKEIYRKLGELGVWGIEVPEEYGGAGIQDYRYHVVLTEECARANVSLGGSSVHVGLVLPYLMAYATEEQKQRWLPPFVSGEMMTAIAMTEPGTGSDLAGMSTTAKLSADGTHYVLNGAKTFITGGVQADRVLVIARTSPYDPEDRRAGLSILAVDTTSEGYAVGRKLEKIGLRVSDTAELSFTDVKVPVEDLLGEEGKAFYYLGQNLVQERLGIAVNAVAVTRAAIDLAVEYTQNRKVFGKAVSTFQNTKFELAACEAEAVAAQALVDECLESFEKGELTASDVAKAKLFTTEVCSRVVDRCLQLHGGYGYMLEYPIARLYTDNRVYRIYGGTSEIMKSVIAKSMGL; encoded by the coding sequence ATGCGGCGCACCGTCTTCAACGAGGATCACGAGGCCTACCGCCAGACCGTCCGCGACTTCCTCGCGAAAGAGGTCGTGCCGGTCTTCCCCGAGTGGGAGCAGCAGGGCTACGTGCCGAAGGAGATCTACCGGAAGCTCGGCGAGCTCGGCGTCTGGGGCATCGAGGTGCCCGAGGAGTACGGCGGCGCGGGCATCCAGGACTACCGCTACCACGTGGTGCTGACCGAGGAGTGCGCCCGCGCGAACGTCTCCCTCGGCGGCTCCAGCGTCCACGTCGGCCTGGTCCTGCCGTATCTGATGGCCTACGCCACGGAGGAGCAGAAGCAGCGCTGGCTGCCGCCCTTCGTCTCCGGCGAGATGATGACCGCCATCGCCATGACCGAGCCCGGCACCGGCTCCGACCTGGCCGGCATGTCGACCACGGCGAAGCTCTCCGCGGACGGCACCCACTACGTGCTGAACGGCGCCAAGACCTTCATCACCGGCGGCGTGCAGGCGGACCGGGTGCTGGTGATCGCCCGCACCTCCCCGTACGACCCGGAGGACCGCCGGGCCGGCCTCTCCATCCTGGCCGTGGACACCACCTCCGAGGGCTACGCGGTCGGCCGCAAGCTGGAGAAGATCGGCCTGCGCGTCTCGGACACCGCCGAGCTGTCCTTCACCGACGTCAAGGTCCCCGTCGAGGACCTCCTCGGCGAGGAGGGCAAGGCCTTCTACTACCTCGGCCAGAACCTGGTCCAGGAGCGCCTCGGCATCGCCGTCAACGCGGTCGCCGTCACCAGGGCCGCGATCGACCTGGCCGTCGAGTACACCCAGAACCGCAAGGTCTTCGGCAAGGCGGTCTCGACCTTCCAGAACACCAAGTTCGAGCTGGCCGCCTGCGAGGCCGAGGCGGTGGCCGCCCAGGCGCTGGTCGACGAGTGCCTGGAGTCCTTCGAGAAGGGCGAGCTCACCGCCTCCGACGTGGCCAAGGCCAAGCTCTTCACCACCGAGGTCTGCTCCCGGGTGGTGGACCGCTGCCTCCAGCTCCACGGCGGCTACGGCTACATGCTGGAGTACCCGATCGCCCGCCTCTACACGGACAACCGGGTGTACCGGATCTACGGCGGCACCAGCGAGATCATGAAGAGCGTGATCGCCAAGTCCATGGGCCTGTAA
- a CDS encoding TetR/AcrR family transcriptional regulator, protein MGRARTGTDRRAEILRAAGELFQRRGFHQVSMNEVAAAVEITAPALYRHVRGKQELLRQTVTAVLDGFEAALAPALAPARAGGRPSLDSLAEALATATLDNRTLGALLHREVRYLEPERRAEAEDRLRRIAEEIAAALDAAGAPGEPRLRAWAALFAYGSVSLHGASLPRARFERQLAGLGRALFTVPLGAATDRPRPQPAESGGPAPSRREELLRAAVRLFHQRGFEAVSVNELGAAVGIAGPSVYKHFGGKAEILAAASARTRERVRLAMEGALAAPGGSGTPGETLERMLDAYIDYAVGNPDNLGLVPTGTVHLPEPDLRESLAFRREFVGGWAGLLGESRPGLEPTAARITVQAAVTLINDAVSLAPLRDRPDLGPRLRELGRAVLQITPAHRAPAAGRTSLDSGDKDG, encoded by the coding sequence GTGGGCAGGGCGCGGACCGGGACCGACCGGCGGGCGGAGATCCTCCGCGCGGCCGGCGAGCTGTTCCAGCGCCGCGGCTTCCACCAGGTGTCGATGAACGAGGTCGCCGCCGCGGTGGAGATCACCGCGCCCGCCCTCTACCGGCATGTGCGCGGCAAGCAGGAGCTGCTGCGGCAGACCGTGACGGCGGTGCTGGACGGCTTCGAGGCGGCGCTTGCGCCCGCCCTGGCCCCCGCGCGGGCCGGCGGCCGCCCCTCGCTGGACTCCCTGGCCGAGGCGCTGGCCACGGCCACCCTGGACAACCGCACCCTCGGGGCGCTGCTCCACCGCGAGGTGCGCTACCTGGAGCCGGAGCGCCGGGCCGAGGCGGAGGACCGGCTGCGGCGGATCGCCGAGGAGATCGCCGCCGCGCTGGACGCCGCCGGGGCGCCGGGCGAACCCCGGCTGCGTGCCTGGGCGGCGCTGTTCGCCTACGGCAGCGTCTCGCTGCACGGGGCCTCGCTGCCCCGGGCGAGGTTCGAACGGCAGCTGGCCGGACTCGGGCGGGCGCTCTTCACCGTGCCGCTCGGAGCGGCCACCGACCGGCCCCGGCCGCAGCCGGCCGAGAGCGGCGGGCCCGCGCCCTCCCGGCGGGAGGAGCTGCTGCGGGCCGCCGTCCGCCTCTTCCACCAGCGCGGCTTCGAGGCGGTCAGCGTCAACGAGCTGGGCGCGGCGGTCGGGATCGCCGGGCCCAGCGTCTACAAGCACTTCGGCGGCAAGGCCGAGATCCTCGCCGCGGCCTCGGCGCGCACCCGGGAGCGGGTGCGGCTGGCGATGGAGGGCGCCCTCGCGGCGCCCGGCGGATCCGGCACGCCGGGGGAGACCCTGGAGCGGATGCTCGACGCGTACATCGACTACGCCGTGGGCAACCCCGACAACCTGGGGCTGGTCCCCACCGGAACGGTCCACCTCCCGGAGCCGGACCTGCGGGAGTCGCTGGCCTTCCGGCGGGAGTTCGTCGGCGGCTGGGCCGGGCTGCTCGGCGAGAGCCGGCCCGGGCTGGAGCCCACCGCCGCCAGGATCACCGTGCAGGCGGCGGTCACCCTGATCAACGACGCGGTCAGCCTGGCCCCGCTGCGCGACCGGCCCGATCTGGGGCCGCGACTGCGCGAGTTGGGGCGCGCGGTGTTGCAGATCACCCCGGCCCATCGGGCCCCGGCGGCCGGCCGAACGTCCCTGGACAGCGGAGATAAAGACGGCTAG
- a CDS encoding ABC transporter ATP-binding protein: protein MIEIRNLVKRYGAKTAVDGLDFTVRPGVVTGFLGPNGAGKSTTMRMIVGLDTPTSGSVTVNGRRYDRHRAPLQEIGALLEARAVHPGRSAYGHLRALALTHGISRKRVHEVIEMTGLGKVARKRAGGFSLGMGQRLGIAAALLGDPHTVMLDEPVNGLDPEGVLWIRNLLRGLAEEGRTVFISSHLMSEMALTATDLIVIGKGRLLADTTVERFVEEAGGRRVTVASADPARLRTALLEAGGRDGAAATVTGVPGSEELEVTGLSARRIGTVAAEHGIALYELSPKCVSLEEAFMSLTGECVEYQGSCTAGAAPTTENVEHLRSLA from the coding sequence ATGATCGAGATCCGGAATCTGGTCAAGCGCTACGGCGCGAAGACCGCCGTCGACGGCCTGGACTTCACCGTCCGGCCCGGCGTGGTGACCGGCTTCCTGGGGCCCAACGGCGCCGGGAAGTCCACCACCATGCGGATGATCGTCGGACTGGACACGCCGACCAGCGGAAGCGTCACCGTCAACGGCCGTCGCTACGACCGGCACCGGGCGCCCCTCCAGGAGATCGGCGCCCTGCTGGAGGCCCGCGCCGTCCACCCCGGCCGCAGCGCCTACGGCCACCTCCGCGCGCTCGCGCTCACCCACGGCATCTCGCGGAAGCGCGTCCACGAGGTGATCGAGATGACCGGACTCGGCAAGGTCGCCCGCAAGCGCGCCGGCGGCTTCTCGCTCGGCATGGGCCAGCGGCTGGGCATCGCCGCCGCCCTCCTCGGCGACCCGCACACGGTGATGCTGGACGAGCCGGTGAACGGGCTGGACCCGGAGGGCGTCCTCTGGATCCGCAACCTGCTGCGCGGGCTGGCCGAGGAGGGCCGCACGGTCTTCATCTCCTCCCACCTGATGAGCGAGATGGCGCTGACCGCCACCGACCTGATCGTGATCGGCAAGGGCCGGCTGCTCGCCGACACCACCGTCGAGCGGTTCGTCGAGGAGGCCGGCGGGCGCCGGGTCACCGTCGCCAGCGCCGACCCGGCGCGGCTGCGCACGGCGCTGCTGGAGGCCGGCGGCCGGGACGGCGCCGCCGCCACCGTCACCGGTGTGCCCGGCTCCGAGGAACTGGAGGTCACCGGGCTGTCCGCGCGGCGGATCGGCACCGTCGCCGCCGAGCACGGCATCGCCCTCTACGAACTCTCGCCCAAGTGCGTCTCGCTGGAGGAGGCGTTCATGTCCCTCACCGGCGAGTGCGTCGAGTACCAGGGCAGCTGCACCGCCGGCGCCGCCCCCACCACCGAGAACGTCGAGCACCTCCGGAGCCTCGCATGA
- a CDS encoding ABC-2 transporter permease, with amino-acid sequence MTTVTPALGGLPRQRGPREAAPLRKAPAAALRVNGLRVLRAEWAKFWSLRSSWTTLLAAFGILAALGLVAAAGHKPTSAMYTPGLGRNAVTIALSGVDFAQLAFGVLGVLLTAGEYATGTIRSTLSAVPRRLPVLWSKVAVITAIAAGVSGTSILTAFLGGAGFLHGTGMGLSLGDPGVLRSLLGAVGYLALVGVLGVALGALLRSVAGAVALLIVGVMLMRLVIQALPTSLQNLLGPFIPGNAGNSMYSLHQIPHTLSPGAGAAVLAGWAALALAGAAWRLRRTDV; translated from the coding sequence ATGACCACCGTCACCCCCGCCCTCGGCGGACTCCCGCGGCAGCGCGGCCCCCGCGAGGCGGCCCCGCTCCGCAAGGCGCCCGCGGCCGCCCTCCGGGTCAACGGGCTGCGCGTGCTGCGCGCCGAGTGGGCCAAGTTCTGGTCGCTGCGGTCGAGTTGGACGACCCTGCTGGCAGCGTTCGGGATCCTGGCCGCCCTCGGCCTGGTCGCCGCGGCCGGCCACAAGCCGACCTCCGCGATGTACACCCCCGGCCTGGGGCGGAACGCGGTCACCATCGCCCTCAGCGGCGTGGACTTCGCACAGCTGGCCTTCGGCGTCCTCGGCGTCCTCCTCACCGCCGGCGAGTACGCGACCGGGACGATCCGCTCCACGCTGTCGGCGGTGCCGCGGCGGCTGCCGGTGCTGTGGTCCAAGGTGGCGGTGATCACCGCGATCGCGGCGGGGGTCTCCGGAACCTCGATCCTCACCGCGTTCCTCGGCGGGGCGGGCTTCCTCCACGGCACCGGGATGGGCCTGTCGCTCGGCGACCCCGGCGTCCTCCGCTCGCTGCTCGGCGCGGTGGGCTACCTGGCGCTGGTGGGCGTCCTCGGGGTGGCGCTCGGCGCGCTGCTGCGGTCGGTGGCGGGGGCGGTCGCGCTGCTGATCGTCGGCGTGATGCTGATGCGCCTGGTGATCCAGGCGCTGCCGACCTCGCTGCAGAACCTCCTGGGCCCGTTCATCCCGGGCAACGCGGGCAACTCGATGTACTCTCTCCACCAGATCCCGCACACCCTCTCGCCCGGCGCCGGCGCGGCGGTACTGGCCGGTTGGGCGGCCCTCGCCCTGGCCGGCGCGGCCTGGCGGCTGCGCCGTACGGACGTCTAG